Proteins from a genomic interval of Heteronotia binoei isolate CCM8104 ecotype False Entrance Well chromosome 5, APGP_CSIRO_Hbin_v1, whole genome shotgun sequence:
- the LOC132570951 gene encoding zinc finger protein 501-like has protein sequence MCKGKNIYICQEGGENFWQRMHLTSHQRDTGEKPYKCLECGKSFSKSSRLKSHQRIHSGEKPYKCLECGKSFIDSSSLTSHQRIHSGEKPYKCLECGKSFRHSSTLTSHRRIHTGEKPYKCLGCGKSFSSSSYLSSHQKIHAMENLYKCLECGKSFSQNSSLTFHQRIHTGEKPYKCLECGKSFSQSSNLTSHQRIHTGEKPCKCLECGKDFRRSGHLTVHQKIHRGEKPYKCMECGKSFNERYSLTAHQRIHTGEKPYKCRECGKSFTDSSSLTSHHRIHTGEKLYKCLECGKSFCQSSSLTSHQRIHTGEKPYKCVDCGKSFGRSNVLTCHRRTHTGEKPYKCLECEKSFSQRSHLRVHQRIHTGEKPYTCLKCGKGFRTCGHLTVHQDRFPAFHMLDATAVRCSVRGWGPSSLS, from the coding sequence ATGTGtaaaggaaaaaatatatatatatgccaggAGGGTGGGGAAAATTTCTGGCAGAGAATGCACCTGACCTCCCATCAAAGagacacaggggagaaaccatataaatgtctggagtgtgggaaaagcttcagtaaGAGTTCCAGACTTAaatcccatcaaagaattcactcaggagagaaaccatacaaatgcctggagtgtgggaaaagcttcattgACAGTTCCAGTCTTAcctcccatcaaagaattcactcaggagagaaaccatacaaatgcctggagtgtgggaaaagcttcagacACAGTTCCACTCTAActtcccatcgaagaattcacacaggggagaaaccatacaaatgtctggggtgtgggaaaagctttagtTCAAGTTCATACCTTAGTTCCCACCAAAAAATCCATGCAATGGAGAATCtatataaatgcctggaatgtgggaaaaGTTTCAGTCAGAATTCCAGTCTTACtttccatcaaagaattcacacaggggagaaaccatataaatgcctagagtgtgggaaaagcttcagtcagagttccaatcttacttcccatcaaagaattcacacaggggagaaaccatgtaaatgtctggagtgtggaaAAGATTTCAGGAGAAGTGGACACCTTACTGTCCATCAAAAAATTCACAGAGGtgaaaaaccatataaatgcatggagtgtggaaaaagcttcaatGAACGTTACAGTCTCACTGCCCATCAAAGaatacacacaggggagaaaccatataaatgtagGGAATGCGGGAAAAGCTTTACAGACAGTTCCAGTCTTACTTCCCATCatagaattcacacaggggagaaactgtacaaatgcctggagtgtgggaaaagcttctgcCAAAGTTCCAGTCtgacttcccatcaaagaattcacacaggggagaaaccatacaaatgtgtGGACTGCGGAAAAAGCTTTGGTCGCAGTAACGTTCTCACTTGCCAccgaagaactcacacaggggagaaaccatacaaatgcctggagtgtgagaaaagcttcagtcagagaTCACACCTTCGTGTCCAtcagagaattcacacaggggagaaaccatacacatGCCTCAAATGTGGGAAAGGCTTCAGGACATGTGGACACCTCACTGTCCATCAAGACAGGTTCCCAGCTTTTCACATGCTCGATGCCACAGCAGTCCGCTGCAGTGTCAGAGGCTGGGGCCCTTCCTCTTTATCCTAA